In Nitrospira sp., one genomic interval encodes:
- a CDS encoding TonB-dependent receptor — MSAERQRAASLVLVLLLTADLAAGTSPARSTAKGEERSVVPSGDELQLLKEEETVSIASLYEQPISQAPANVYVITDEDIRQSGAVDLPTVLRRVPGLEVMQMTGADFNVSARGDNQPFANKMLVMVDGRSIYLDVQGNVYWKSIPVTLVEIKRIEVLKGPASAMYGFNAFDGVINIITKSPEEMKGTTLQFGAGELGTITSSAVQAGTAGKLGYRLSIGRDQTQQWRDHDALGFRTHRFNVQTNYALSSTAKLQVSGGLVDTNRYDGQVGEVTSNSLRPSFGYANALYEQGAFLVRAWWSGYTDDATIAPTPPLSNLLRVTDRNGQTTNPFRGNTYNLDLQHAATLWAGNRMLYGLTYRHNSLSSPAIDRFSREDRLGLFLQNEWRAAPTLTLVAGIRYDLHSQINGTWSPRVALLYQPIEGHTFHLSGSVAYRPPTLFESHQDQRVTTTIPTGLPFPPSISTTIPVSGSTRLAPEQILSYEAGYQGWYWKHRLRLRADVFFNHVSDLIGSRVTAGGTSEFVNDQGSADIYGGEAGVEVLATNWLSGFANYAYEEIGQTFTGTVRRGAPRSKISAGLRAEWDNGLSGEISYYYVGAATYPIAQTFTNLAALPGTGVLVPLDRVGSYNLLNLRAGYRIWQQKAAAGYLREAELALSVFNALNDTHKEHPLGDVIGRRVMGWVTLRF; from the coding sequence ATGAGCGCCGAGCGACAGAGGGCGGCCTCCCTCGTGCTGGTACTCCTTCTGACCGCCGACCTGGCTGCCGGGACTTCCCCCGCCCGGTCGACGGCGAAGGGAGAGGAGCGTTCCGTCGTTCCGTCCGGCGACGAACTGCAATTGCTGAAGGAAGAAGAGACGGTGAGCATCGCCTCCCTCTATGAACAGCCGATCTCCCAAGCTCCGGCGAACGTCTACGTGATCACCGACGAAGACATCCGGCAATCCGGCGCCGTCGATCTCCCAACGGTGTTGCGCCGCGTGCCGGGGCTGGAAGTCATGCAGATGACGGGCGCCGACTTCAACGTGAGCGCCCGAGGCGACAACCAACCGTTCGCGAATAAGATGCTGGTAATGGTGGATGGGCGCTCCATCTATCTCGATGTGCAGGGGAATGTGTATTGGAAGTCCATTCCGGTCACGCTCGTCGAGATCAAACGCATCGAGGTCCTGAAAGGCCCCGCCTCCGCCATGTACGGGTTCAACGCCTTCGACGGCGTGATCAACATCATCACCAAGTCGCCGGAAGAAATGAAAGGCACGACGCTGCAGTTCGGCGCGGGGGAATTGGGCACCATCACGAGTTCAGCGGTCCAAGCCGGCACGGCCGGAAAGCTGGGGTACCGCCTGTCGATCGGCCGCGACCAGACCCAACAATGGCGCGACCACGACGCCCTGGGGTTCAGGACTCACCGGTTCAATGTCCAGACCAACTATGCCCTCTCCTCGACCGCGAAGCTTCAAGTGTCCGGCGGCCTGGTCGATACGAATCGCTATGACGGGCAGGTCGGGGAGGTGACCAGCAACTCCCTTCGCCCGTCATTCGGATATGCCAACGCGCTCTATGAACAGGGCGCCTTTCTTGTCCGGGCCTGGTGGTCCGGGTATACGGACGATGCGACGATTGCTCCCACTCCGCCGTTGTCCAATCTGCTGCGCGTGACGGATCGTAACGGTCAGACGACCAATCCCTTCCGCGGCAATACATACAACCTGGACCTTCAACATGCCGCGACCCTCTGGGCCGGCAACCGCATGCTGTATGGTCTGACCTATCGCCACAATTCCCTTTCGAGCCCCGCCATCGATCGATTCAGCCGAGAAGACCGGCTCGGGCTGTTTCTTCAGAACGAGTGGCGTGCGGCCCCCACACTGACCCTGGTCGCCGGGATTCGTTATGACCTGCATAGCCAGATCAACGGAACATGGAGCCCCCGCGTCGCGCTCCTCTACCAGCCGATCGAGGGCCACACCTTCCACCTCTCCGGGTCCGTCGCCTATCGGCCACCGACGTTGTTCGAGTCGCATCAAGACCAACGGGTGACCACCACGATCCCCACGGGCCTGCCCTTTCCACCGTCTATCTCGACGACCATTCCGGTCTCGGGGTCCACCCGCCTCGCGCCAGAACAGATCCTATCCTACGAAGCGGGGTATCAAGGCTGGTACTGGAAGCATCGCCTTCGTCTCCGCGCCGATGTCTTTTTCAATCACGTCTCGGACCTAATCGGCAGTCGGGTCACCGCTGGGGGGACCTCCGAATTCGTCAACGACCAGGGCTCCGCCGACATCTATGGCGGCGAGGCGGGAGTGGAAGTCCTGGCCACCAACTGGTTGAGCGGATTTGCCAACTACGCCTACGAGGAAATCGGGCAAACCTTCACGGGAACGGTCCGCAGAGGCGCCCCCCGCTCGAAGATCAGCGCAGGCCTCCGCGCCGAGTGGGATAACGGCTTGAGCGGCGAAATCAGTTACTACTACGTCGGCGCCGCGACCTATCCTATTGCGCAAACCTTCACGAACCTCGCGGCGCTTCCCGGGACTGGTGTCCTGGTGCCGCTCGACCGCGTCGGCAGCTACAACCTGTTGAACCTCCGAGCCGGCTACCGGATTTGGCAACAGAAGGCCGCCGCCGGTTA